The Ignavibacteriales bacterium genome includes a region encoding these proteins:
- the lpxD gene encoding UDP-3-O-(3-hydroxymyristoyl)glucosamine N-acyltransferase has product MTTREIATIVRGEISGDEGAEILRVAKIEESGPGDLTFLANPKYLKHVAGTKASAILVSASFDTTQADVPKSLTVIKVPDPYVAFLQVLKLITPIPDPFSKGVHATASVAASAAIGTNVSLGAHASIGEHASIGSGTKIAPCCVIGNGVTIGENCLIYPHVTLYHGCRVGKNVIIQAGTVIGSDGFGFAPKPDGTYEKIPQLGIVVLEDDVEVGANCTIDRATLGQTVLKRGVKLDNMVHIAHNVVVGEDTVIAAQTGISGSTKVGKNVIIAGQVGIVGHIEIADRTVLMAKTGVSKSTEPGVTYWSTPAKEHKRALKIEAVLRSLPELAKDVEDVKKAIEKLQDILAKAKS; this is encoded by the coding sequence ATGACAACCCGAGAAATCGCGACTATAGTACGTGGTGAAATCAGCGGGGATGAAGGAGCAGAAATTCTCCGGGTCGCCAAGATCGAAGAATCCGGTCCTGGCGACCTTACGTTTTTGGCAAATCCGAAATACCTGAAGCACGTCGCCGGCACGAAAGCATCCGCAATACTTGTCTCCGCGTCGTTCGACACAACGCAGGCTGACGTACCCAAAAGTCTCACCGTTATCAAAGTCCCGGATCCGTACGTTGCATTCCTGCAGGTTCTGAAGCTGATTACGCCGATTCCCGATCCGTTCTCGAAGGGGGTGCATGCGACCGCTTCTGTTGCGGCCTCTGCGGCAATCGGAACTAATGTTTCGCTTGGAGCTCACGCATCTATCGGCGAACACGCCTCCATCGGTTCAGGGACGAAGATCGCACCCTGCTGCGTCATTGGCAACGGCGTGACGATCGGAGAGAATTGCCTGATCTATCCTCATGTCACGCTCTATCACGGTTGTCGGGTCGGTAAGAATGTCATCATCCAGGCGGGGACAGTGATTGGTAGCGATGGGTTTGGGTTTGCTCCAAAGCCCGATGGTACGTATGAAAAGATCCCTCAGTTGGGAATTGTTGTACTGGAGGACGATGTCGAGGTCGGAGCGAACTGCACGATAGACCGGGCGACGCTCGGCCAGACTGTCCTGAAGAGGGGCGTGAAACTCGACAACATGGTCCATATCGCCCACAATGTTGTTGTCGGCGAAGACACCGTCATCGCCGCACAAACCGGAATCAGTGGAAGCACGAAGGTGGGGAAGAACGTCATCATCGCGGGCCAGGTGGGGATCGTCGGGCATATTGAAATTGCAGACCGGACAGTGCTGATGGCGAAAACGGGTGTCTCCAAATCTACAGAACCCGGTGTGACGTACTGGAGCACTCCGGCGAAGGAGCACAAGAGAGCTCTGAAAATCGAAGCGGTCCTGCGGTCACTTCCGGAATTGGCAAAAGACGTGGAAGACGTGAAGAAAGCAATTGAGAAGCTGCAGGACATACTCGCGAAAGCGAAATCATAA
- the surE gene encoding 5'/3'-nucleotidase SurE — MKEKTKKKLNILVSNDDGIDAPGIFALVQELKKIGTVIVVAPDKQQSAVGHAITMNFPLRAKEFKKNGVFFGYAVEGTPADCVKLAVKALLKERPDLVVSGVNHGANTAISIIYSGTVSAATEGTILGIPSIAVSLTTYGPPDFKYAAKFARKLSQLVIKKGMPEGTLLNVNVPALAEKLIKGVVVTRQGKAIWNDTFDVRRDPANKEYYWLTGALEESDTGLEFDQSAILNNYVSVTPIHYDLTDYDSVKVMGRWGIDKLH, encoded by the coding sequence GTGAAAGAGAAAACAAAGAAGAAGCTGAACATACTGGTTTCGAACGACGACGGCATCGACGCGCCGGGCATTTTTGCTCTCGTTCAGGAGCTCAAGAAGATCGGTACCGTCATCGTGGTCGCACCCGACAAGCAGCAGAGCGCGGTCGGCCATGCAATCACCATGAACTTTCCATTGCGGGCCAAGGAGTTCAAGAAGAACGGCGTGTTCTTTGGCTATGCAGTCGAGGGAACGCCGGCTGATTGCGTGAAACTTGCCGTGAAGGCACTCCTCAAGGAGAGGCCGGACCTGGTAGTTTCAGGCGTGAATCACGGCGCGAACACGGCCATCAGCATCATCTACTCTGGCACGGTATCAGCCGCCACGGAGGGTACGATTCTTGGCATCCCGTCGATCGCTGTTTCCCTCACGACATACGGGCCCCCCGACTTCAAGTACGCGGCGAAATTTGCCAGGAAATTGTCCCAATTGGTCATCAAAAAAGGAATGCCTGAGGGGACGCTGCTCAACGTGAATGTACCGGCGCTCGCAGAAAAACTTATCAAGGGCGTGGTGGTGACCAGGCAGGGGAAGGCCATCTGGAACGACACGTTCGATGTGCGGCGCGATCCTGCCAACAAGGAGTATTATTGGTTGACAGGCGCTCTGGAGGAGAGTGATACAGGGCTTGAGTTCGACCAGTCTGCAATTCTTAACAACTACGTATCCGTTACTCCCATACACTATGACCTCACTGACTACGATTCGGTGAAGGTTATGGGTCGTTGGGGTATCGACAAACTTCACTAA
- a CDS encoding lipoate--protein ligase family protein has product MDYDERLAQSLVSSDGPCVVRFYGWKPPAISLGWHQEAGEIDLAKCHDAGIDVVRRPTGGRAILHSDEVTYSVVMTASQKSVLSVYQRISEALVKGLRSLGADVALEKSQPHFPSLYRSSSSVACFASAARYEIHVAGRKLVGSAQRRFARPNGEEVVLQHGSILLGPDHLRIVDFLTSLCDDDRVRLKSELSAKTTDLASTLERRVEYDDVVAVLKKGFEEMWQITFESLVPEEAEEFGSL; this is encoded by the coding sequence ATGGATTACGACGAAAGGCTTGCGCAGTCGCTCGTATCCTCCGATGGTCCCTGTGTCGTCCGTTTCTACGGGTGGAAGCCGCCTGCCATCTCTCTTGGCTGGCATCAGGAAGCCGGAGAGATCGATCTGGCGAAGTGCCACGATGCCGGCATCGATGTGGTCCGCCGTCCCACCGGCGGACGAGCCATTCTTCATTCCGACGAAGTGACCTACAGCGTTGTCATGACCGCTTCCCAGAAGAGTGTGTTGTCGGTGTATCAACGCATCAGTGAAGCGCTCGTCAAGGGGCTTCGCTCACTCGGAGCCGATGTCGCACTGGAAAAATCCCAACCTCATTTCCCTTCGCTCTACCGTTCATCATCGTCTGTTGCTTGCTTCGCCAGCGCCGCCCGCTACGAGATCCATGTCGCCGGACGCAAGCTTGTTGGCAGCGCACAACGAAGGTTTGCCCGCCCGAATGGCGAGGAAGTTGTCCTGCAGCATGGCTCGATTCTGCTTGGTCCGGACCATCTTAGAATCGTCGACTTTCTCACATCGCTCTGTGATGACGATCGTGTGCGCCTGAAAAGCGAACTGAGCGCAAAAACCACCGATCTCGCGTCTACCCTTGAGAGAAGAGTGGAGTATGACGATGTTGTGGCGGTCTTGAAGAAGGGGTTCGAGGAGATGTGGCAAATCACGTTCGAGTCGTTGGTTCCAGAGGAGGCGGAGGAGTTCGGCTCTCTCTGA
- the lpxA gene encoding acyl-ACP--UDP-N-acetylglucosamine O-acyltransferase — MAHHIDTHAVVSSKAAIGDGVQIGPYAVIEDDVTIGEGTSIGAHAVIHSGSRIGKECRIHPMAAIGGLPQDLKFKGEPTTLELGDKCVVREFVTLNRATAETGRTVIGNNCLFMAYAHVGHDCVVGDNVILANCCALGGHVHLGNWVILGGLTPVHQFCHVGEHAMIGGGFRAVKDVPPYILAGSEPLIFERLNIVGLRRRGFSEKAIEMLDKTYRLIYRSSLNVSQAVARVKEEVELIPEVETVLSFISKSKRGIISGYVHH, encoded by the coding sequence ATGGCTCATCACATAGATACTCATGCAGTCGTGAGCTCGAAAGCCGCGATTGGCGATGGAGTGCAGATTGGACCGTATGCGGTGATCGAGGATGATGTCACGATCGGTGAGGGAACGAGCATCGGGGCACACGCTGTCATTCACAGCGGCAGCCGCATAGGCAAAGAATGCAGAATCCATCCGATGGCCGCTATTGGTGGCTTGCCGCAGGATCTCAAGTTCAAGGGAGAGCCCACCACGCTGGAGCTCGGCGACAAGTGCGTCGTCCGGGAATTTGTGACGCTGAACCGCGCAACAGCTGAAACAGGCAGGACAGTCATCGGCAACAATTGCCTCTTCATGGCCTACGCGCATGTCGGTCATGATTGCGTGGTTGGTGACAACGTCATACTCGCGAATTGCTGTGCACTCGGAGGGCATGTCCACCTCGGCAATTGGGTCATCCTCGGCGGCTTGACCCCGGTTCACCAGTTTTGTCATGTTGGCGAACACGCGATGATCGGAGGCGGGTTCCGTGCCGTGAAGGACGTCCCGCCGTACATCCTTGCAGGGAGCGAACCGCTGATCTTTGAAAGGCTCAATATCGTTGGCCTTCGCCGGAGAGGGTTTTCCGAAAAGGCGATCGAGATGCTCGACAAAACGTATCGTCTTATTTACCGATCCAGTCTCAATGTCTCGCAAGCCGTGGCTCGTGTGAAGGAAGAAGTGGAATTGATTCCCGAAGTGGAAACGGTCCTTTCCTTCATTTCGAAGAGCAAGCGCGGTATCATTTCGGGTTACGTGCATCACTAG
- a CDS encoding bifunctional UDP-3-O-[3-hydroxymyristoyl] N-acetylglucosamine deacetylase/3-hydroxyacyl-ACP dehydratase produces the protein MLVQQHTIKKPVTMTGVGLHTGVQTTMTFKPAPENYGIRFKRVDVGGAPEIPADVDHVIEVERGTVIGIGDVRIHTVEHVLAAIVGLQVDNVIIELDNIEPPIADGSSKPFVDMILESGVQEQEAPKDYLIIDQTIRYQNEETGADIVALPTDDFRVTVLIDYHNPALGSQHTGLFNLEKEFITEFAPSRTFCFLHEVEMLRDKGLIRGGNLDNAIVIVDRDLSDDELKKLAQKLGIDQALILGTTGVLNEKTLHFRNEPARHKLVDLIGDLALIGVPLKAQILAARPGHAANVEFARKVRKLYQQKKLVKKYMHVRKEGVVFDVNAIQRILPHRYPFLLVDKIIDFQLDERVVGVKNVTLNEPYFQGHFPDQPVMPGVLIVEAMAQAGGILMLNGLENPGNKLVYFMSINNVKFRRPVVPGDQLVLDVQMVSRRSKFIQIRGQAFVDGNLVAEGDFSAAIVDREGVQPKTGNHTDSYQLSTTSQNPTSK, from the coding sequence ATGCTCGTTCAGCAGCACACAATAAAAAAGCCCGTCACAATGACCGGTGTCGGTCTGCACACTGGCGTGCAAACCACCATGACATTCAAGCCGGCTCCCGAGAACTACGGAATCCGGTTCAAACGCGTCGATGTCGGAGGCGCGCCTGAGATTCCGGCGGATGTCGATCATGTGATCGAGGTTGAGCGCGGAACGGTGATCGGGATCGGGGATGTCCGGATCCACACCGTGGAACACGTGCTCGCGGCGATTGTCGGTCTTCAGGTGGACAATGTCATCATCGAGCTCGACAACATCGAGCCACCGATTGCAGATGGCAGCTCGAAACCTTTTGTCGACATGATCCTCGAGTCGGGTGTGCAGGAACAGGAAGCTCCCAAGGACTACCTGATCATCGATCAGACGATCCGCTACCAGAATGAGGAAACGGGGGCCGATATTGTAGCACTGCCGACGGATGATTTTCGTGTGACAGTGCTGATCGACTATCACAATCCCGCCCTGGGGAGCCAGCATACGGGACTGTTCAATCTCGAAAAGGAGTTTATTACAGAATTTGCGCCTTCCCGGACATTTTGCTTTCTCCATGAAGTTGAAATGTTGCGGGACAAGGGACTTATTCGCGGCGGCAATCTCGACAATGCAATTGTGATTGTGGACCGGGATCTGTCGGATGATGAGCTGAAAAAACTCGCCCAAAAACTTGGGATTGACCAGGCTTTGATCCTCGGGACGACAGGCGTGCTGAACGAAAAGACCCTTCACTTCAGGAATGAACCGGCGAGGCACAAGCTCGTCGATTTGATCGGCGATCTTGCCCTGATCGGAGTCCCGCTCAAAGCGCAGATCCTTGCGGCGCGACCGGGGCATGCGGCCAACGTTGAGTTTGCGCGAAAGGTGCGCAAGCTCTATCAGCAGAAGAAACTTGTCAAGAAGTACATGCATGTCAGGAAGGAAGGCGTCGTGTTCGACGTCAATGCCATCCAACGCATTCTCCCACATCGCTATCCGTTTCTGCTGGTCGACAAGATTATTGATTTCCAGCTCGATGAGCGTGTCGTGGGAGTGAAAAATGTGACGCTTAACGAGCCGTATTTCCAGGGACATTTTCCGGACCAACCAGTGATGCCTGGCGTGCTCATCGTGGAAGCGATGGCGCAGGCAGGCGGCATCCTGATGCTGAACGGGCTTGAGAATCCTGGGAACAAACTCGTGTACTTCATGTCGATCAACAATGTGAAATTCCGGCGTCCGGTTGTTCCAGGCGACCAACTTGTTCTTGACGTGCAAATGGTCAGCAGAAGATCGAAGTTCATTCAAATCCGAGGTCAGGCGTTTGTTGACGGCAATCTTGTCGCAGAGGGGGATTTCTCCGCCGCAATTGTCGACAGGGAGGGCGTGCAGCCGAAAACCGGAAACCACACAGACTCCTACCAACTTTCAACCACCAGTCAGAACCCGACTTCAAAATAA